CCCCGGGTCAAACTGTTCGGCACGGGTGGAACCATCGCGTCGCGACTGGACTACCGCACCGGCGCCGTGATTCCCGCGTTCTCTCCCGGCGAGTTGTACGGTGCCGTTCCCGAGTTGGCGGATATCTGCAACCTGGAAACGGAAAAACTGTTCGCGGTTTTCAGCGAAAACATGGGGCCCAGCCAATACATCACCCTGGCCAAGGCCATCGGCGAAGAAATCCGCCGCGGCGTGGACGGCATCGTGATCGGCCACGGCACGGACACCATGCATCACACGGCGGCGGCCCTGACTTTTATGGTGCAGAATCCACCGGTTCCCATCATCATGGTCGGTTCCCAGCGTTCGTCCGACCGTCCTTCTTCGGATGCGGCCCTCAACCTGGTTCACTCCACCACCGCGGCTTCCCGCTCTGAGATTGCCGAGGTGATGGTGTGCATGTTCGGGCCGACATCGGATGAATACGCCTTGTTGCATTCCGGTACCCGGGTGCGCAAAATGCATTCCTCTTACCGCTCAACCTTTCGCACCATCGGCGATATCCCGCGGGCGCGGGTGGAAGGGGAACGTATTATTCCCATGTGCAAAACATTCAATCACCGGCGCCGCGACCGAGATGTCACCATCAAGCCCTTTTTTGAAGAAAAAGTATCCATTGTCTACTACTATCCCAACATGCAACCGGACATCATCGACTCCCTGGTGGAA
This genomic interval from Candidatus Aminicenantes bacterium contains the following:
- the gatD gene encoding Glu-tRNA(Gln) amidotransferase subunit GatD — translated: MSDMFKGYRGHALEALKKFNIRVWSEAEVKTTRGDFRGIVLPRSENDDDRHLVLKLDTGYNVGVNVDTVKSIQELGYREAHYKIPEKEFPFSQEKPRVKLFGTGGTIASRLDYRTGAVIPAFSPGELYGAVPELADICNLETEKLFAVFSENMGPSQYITLAKAIGEEIRRGVDGIVIGHGTDTMHHTAAALTFMVQNPPVPIIMVGSQRSSDRPSSDAALNLVHSTTAASRSEIAEVMVCMFGPTSDEYALLHSGTRVRKMHSSYRSTFRTIGDIPRARVEGERIIPMCKTFNHRRRDRDVTIKPFFEEKVSIVYYYPNMQPDIIDSLVE